A genomic window from Bicyclus anynana chromosome 11, ilBicAnyn1.1, whole genome shotgun sequence includes:
- the LOC112053983 gene encoding uncharacterized protein LOC112053983 produces the protein MRQALGYYFVFAFVTLMNGHQFRCDYKYFPQAEGWLKLHRIPTNWREARLRCHLEGGNLASPLDAGLRLAMQAAMQQAELVKSGVFTGISGFFSRGDFHSIEGIPLSQIPHTWYGGEPDNHNDNESCILMVNNGDLADVSCAETFPYLCYGKAGRALVTNNCGTFDNEYQFDSRTGSCYKFHKVPRTWSRAYMACAAEGGHLAIINSDTEATVLRELFAKNPASSMVGNFWKDVAFIGFQDWGENREFLTIEGQTLEEAGYAKYASGEPNIAERGNVCGAIYRSALLDDLWCNRSPYAFICEKKPENPVCHD, from the exons ATGAGACAGGCATTGGGGTATTATTTTGTGTTCGCATTTGTGACCTTAATGA ATGGCCATCAGTTCCGCTGTGACTACAAGTACTTCCCGCAAGCTGAAGGCTGGCTGAAGCTACACAGGATCCCTACTAATTGGCGCGAAGCGAGACTGAGATGTCATTTAGAAG gtGGTAATCTGGCCTCTCCGTTGGATGCCGGCCTGAGGCTAGCGATGCAGGCTGCGATGCAACAAGCGGAATTAGTAAAGAGTGGTGTTTTCACCGGCATCAGTGGATTCTTCTCAAGAGGGGATTTTCATTCTATCGAGG GCATTCCACTCTCTCAAATACCACACACATGGTACGGAGGCGAACCGGATAATCACAACGATAACGAAAGCTGCATACTGATGGTGAATAACGGAGACCTGGCTGATGTCAGCTGTGCAGAGACCTTCCCGTATTTGTGCTACGGGAAGGCCGGCAGGGCTCTCGTTACTAACAACTGCGGGACTTTCGATAACG AGTATCAGTTCGACAGCCGCACGGGCAGTTGCTACAAGTTCCACAAGGTGCCGCGCACGTGGTCGCGCGCCTACATGGCGTGCGCGGCCGAGGGCGGCCACTTGGCCATCATCAACAGTGATACTGAGGCTACG GTTCTCAGGGAACTGTTTGCAAAGAATCCGGCAAGTTCCATGGTAGGTAACTTCTGGAAAGACGTCGCCTTCATTGGATTCCAAGATTGGGGCGAAAATAGGGAATTCCTCACAATTGaag GGCAAACGCTAGAAGAGGCAGGCTACGCGAAATACGCAAGCGGTGAGCCGAACATCGCGGAGAGAGGCAACGTCTGCGGCGCCATCTACCGGAGCGCGCTGTTAGATGACCTGTGGTGTAATAGGAGCCCCTACGCCTTCATCTGTGAGAAGAAACCAGAAAACCCTGTCTGCCACGACTGA
- the LOC112053987 gene encoding macrophage mannose receptor 1 yields the protein MKLILTCLFVFALVILLNGHQFRCDYKYSRQAQGWLKLHRIPANWREARLRCHLEGTNLASPLTNELKLAMVSEIQQAALECGVFTGISSFFSRGDFHSVEGIQLSKIPHTWVKGEPDNYNDNESCLLMSDNGELADVSCAETFPYLCYRKADRVFVNNICGTLDNEYRFDSRTGSCYKFHKVPRTWSRAYMACAAEGGHLAIINSDTEATVLRELFAMNPASSMIGSFWKDVAFVGFHDWGEHGEFLTIEGKTLKDAGYAKFSGGEPNNATTGEFCGAIYRSALFDDLWCENPYAFICEKKPDSLVCDD from the exons ATGAAACTGATATTGACATGTTTGTTTGTGTTCGCACTTGTGATTTTATTGA atggtCATCAATTCCGCTGTGACTACAAGTACTCCCGCCAGGCTCAAGGCTGGCTGAAGCTGCACAGGATCCCCGCTAATTGGCGCGAAGCGAGACTGCGATGTCATTTAGAAG GCACTAACCTAGCGTCTCCGTTGACCAATGAGCTGAAGCTAGCGATGGTGAGTGAGATACAGCAAGCTGCGCTCGAGTGTGGAGTATTCACCGGCATCAGTAGTTTCTTCTCCAGAGGGGATTTCCACTCCGTTGAAG GCATACAACTATCTAAAATACCTCACACATGGGTCAAAGGCGAACCAGACAATTACAACGATAACGAAAGCTGTTTACTGATGTCGGATAACGGAGAGCTGGCTGATGTCAGCTGTGCAGAGACCTTCCCGTATTTGTGCTACCGGAAGGCCGACAGGGTTTTTGTTAATAACATCTGCGGGACTTTAGACAATG AGTATCGGTTCGACAGCCGCACTGGCAGTTGCTACAAGTTCCACAAGGTGCCGCGCACGTGGTCGCGCGCCTACATGGCGTGCGCGGCCGAGGGCGGCCACTTGGCCATCATCAACAGTGATACTGAGGCTACG GTTCTCAGGGAACTGTTTGCGATGAATCCGGCTAGTTCCATGATTGGTAGCTTCTGGAAAGACGTTGCCTTCGTTGGGTTCCACGATTGGGGCGAACATGGGGAATTCCTCACCATCGAAG GGAAAACACTGAAAGATGCGGGCTACGCGAAGTTCTCTGGCGGCGAGCCCAATAACGCTACGACGGGCGAGTTCTGTGGCGCCATCTACCGGAGCGCGTTGTTCGACGACCTGTGGTGTGAGAACCCTTACGCTTTCATCTGTGAGAAGAAACCCGACAGTCTTGTCTGCGACGACTGA